A section of the Agromyces aurantiacus genome encodes:
- a CDS encoding GH39 family glycosyl hydrolase, protein MQTSKQEMRVLEVDASDVRAWKSHKGAAGIPGSAPGHPGFPDMTPLWRDAGVRLVRSYDWVSRLDTRDNPASLFPDWDADPADPASYNFAATDAWVEAVHSVGADVLFTFASSIPQNKLPAIDLAKYGIVVEHVVRHYAEGWADGPAKPIRMFEFGDQPDLGPLHFVGRPEEFFDMYAEFCAAVKRVDDTLIVGGPSLAFPLNADADYREGFLSFVHERELPLDFFSFLWFTDATRDPMDFRFLATELRALLDASGFPDTKLMLSYWNYLGIPANDAPAAEKAAFQAASMVYLQDTPLDYAIFFRADSGKDPHYGFVDPAGVHGRDGSPDERAVAFSLIGRAMTGERLGVSGGDQAGFAALAGRDGDVVRILVSNFEAPESALAPRASDEFVFRIPIGSERIELGLRLPPQRDALASAGVDSARIALVNLPWSGRDVSIQVQSLHGPRGGARHEHVSESGSLDLDVEIEPQSVLLVELSLQER, encoded by the coding sequence GTGCAGACGTCGAAGCAGGAGATGCGCGTACTGGAGGTCGACGCGAGCGATGTGCGCGCGTGGAAGTCGCACAAGGGCGCGGCCGGAATCCCCGGATCCGCGCCCGGGCACCCGGGATTCCCCGACATGACGCCGCTGTGGCGTGATGCCGGCGTGAGGCTCGTGCGCTCGTATGACTGGGTGTCTCGACTCGACACCCGCGACAATCCCGCGAGCCTCTTCCCCGACTGGGATGCCGACCCTGCCGATCCGGCCAGCTACAACTTCGCGGCGACGGACGCGTGGGTGGAGGCCGTGCACTCGGTCGGCGCCGACGTCCTCTTCACCTTCGCGAGCTCCATCCCGCAGAACAAGCTCCCCGCGATCGACCTCGCGAAGTACGGCATCGTCGTCGAGCACGTCGTGCGCCACTACGCCGAAGGCTGGGCGGACGGTCCTGCCAAGCCGATCCGCATGTTCGAGTTCGGGGACCAACCCGATCTGGGGCCACTGCACTTCGTCGGGCGACCCGAGGAGTTCTTCGACATGTATGCGGAGTTCTGCGCGGCGGTCAAGCGGGTCGATGACACGCTGATCGTCGGGGGTCCTTCGCTCGCGTTCCCCCTCAACGCCGACGCGGACTACCGCGAGGGGTTCCTCTCGTTCGTGCACGAGCGAGAGCTGCCGCTGGATTTCTTCTCGTTCCTGTGGTTCACCGATGCCACACGCGACCCCATGGACTTCCGGTTCCTCGCGACGGAGTTGCGTGCGCTGCTGGATGCCTCCGGCTTCCCGGACACCAAGCTGATGCTGTCCTACTGGAACTATCTGGGGATCCCCGCCAACGACGCTCCTGCGGCCGAGAAGGCGGCGTTCCAAGCGGCATCCATGGTCTACCTGCAGGACACCCCCCTGGACTACGCGATCTTCTTCCGCGCCGACAGCGGAAAGGATCCGCACTACGGCTTCGTCGATCCGGCGGGCGTCCACGGACGTGATGGGTCGCCTGACGAGCGCGCCGTGGCCTTCTCGCTGATCGGCCGCGCGATGACCGGTGAGCGGCTCGGGGTGTCGGGCGGAGACCAGGCGGGCTTCGCCGCCCTCGCCGGCCGTGACGGCGACGTGGTTCGCATCCTCGTCTCGAACTTCGAGGCGCCCGAGTCCGCGCTCGCCCCGAGAGCGAGCGACGAGTTCGTGTTCCGCATCCCGATCGGCTCCGAACGGATCGAGCTGGGACTCCGCCTGCCTCCGCAGCGCGACGCGCTCGCGTCCGCGGGAGTCGATTCGGCGCGCATCGCGCTCGTCAACCTTCCGTGGAGTGGCCGAGACGTGTCGATCCAGGTGCAGTCGCTGCACGGTCCGCGCGGAGGGGCGCGCCACGAGCACGTCTCCGAATCCGGATCGCTCGACCTGGATGTCGAGATCGAGCCGCAATCCGTGCTGCTGGTCGAGCTCAGCCTTCAGGAGCGTTGA
- a CDS encoding family 43 glycosylhydrolase, producing the protein MTERMTFRNPVLGGDRPDPAVIKVDDEYWMTYSSFESSPGLLLYRSRDLVNWTCAGSALDEPIGSTFAVDIAEHGGRFFIYIPFIPAPWSTLTAPAIFVIHADSMEGPWSEPVDLGIRGAIDPGHAVGEDGKRYLFVNGIRRIGLTDDGLATDGELEHVYDGWRYPDEWITEAYALEGPKLFRNNGWLYLVSAVGGTAGPATGHMVIAARSRSVHGPWENSPHNPVTRTTDAAERWWSRGHATLVRGTGEGDWWMVSHGYENGYRSLGRQILLEPVSWTDDGWPLGATDIGGELAAPVGAAPQRPAAPFHDDFQTLRLGERWTFHAPSPGEVERLRVDGDGLVLAGKGTSPGDTSPLAVIADQHAYEVEVDVELSGGDAEGGLLLYFNNRLFCGMGIDGERMLSYAGGHVTHWREPAPAVRRLQLRLQNDRHIVTAWYREPRGEWTRHAIRYETSGYHVNTMGDLQSLRPALYAAGAGSVRFRDFRYRPVNAPEG; encoded by the coding sequence ATGACTGAGCGCATGACCTTCCGAAACCCCGTGCTCGGCGGCGACCGGCCCGACCCCGCCGTCATCAAGGTCGATGACGAATACTGGATGACGTACTCGTCGTTCGAGTCGTCGCCCGGGCTGCTCCTGTATCGATCGCGCGATCTCGTGAACTGGACGTGCGCGGGATCTGCCCTCGATGAGCCGATCGGCAGCACGTTCGCCGTCGACATCGCCGAGCACGGAGGACGCTTCTTCATCTACATCCCCTTCATCCCTGCGCCGTGGTCGACGCTCACGGCGCCGGCGATCTTCGTGATCCACGCCGATTCGATGGAGGGCCCCTGGTCCGAGCCCGTCGACCTCGGCATCCGCGGCGCGATCGACCCGGGCCACGCCGTGGGAGAGGACGGCAAGCGGTACCTCTTCGTCAACGGCATCCGTCGCATCGGGTTGACCGACGACGGCCTCGCGACCGACGGGGAGCTCGAGCACGTGTACGACGGCTGGCGCTACCCCGACGAGTGGATCACCGAGGCGTATGCGCTCGAGGGGCCGAAGCTCTTCCGGAACAACGGGTGGCTCTATCTCGTGAGTGCCGTGGGAGGCACAGCGGGGCCTGCGACCGGCCACATGGTCATCGCCGCTCGCTCCCGGTCGGTGCACGGCCCGTGGGAGAACAGCCCGCACAACCCGGTGACCCGCACGACGGATGCCGCCGAGCGGTGGTGGTCGCGCGGGCACGCGACGCTGGTCCGAGGGACAGGCGAGGGCGACTGGTGGATGGTCTCGCATGGATACGAGAACGGCTACCGATCCCTCGGCCGGCAGATCCTCCTCGAGCCCGTGAGCTGGACGGACGACGGGTGGCCCCTCGGCGCGACCGACATCGGCGGCGAGCTCGCGGCCCCGGTCGGCGCCGCGCCGCAGCGACCGGCTGCCCCGTTCCACGACGACTTCCAGACCCTCCGGCTGGGGGAGCGGTGGACGTTCCACGCGCCCTCGCCCGGCGAGGTCGAGCGGCTTCGCGTCGACGGTGACGGCCTCGTGCTCGCGGGGAAGGGTACGTCCCCGGGCGACACGTCGCCGCTTGCGGTCATCGCGGATCAGCACGCCTACGAGGTCGAGGTCGACGTCGAACTGTCCGGCGGCGATGCCGAAGGCGGTCTGCTCCTCTACTTCAACAATCGGCTCTTCTGCGGCATGGGCATCGATGGCGAGCGGATGCTGAGCTACGCGGGCGGACACGTCACGCACTGGCGGGAGCCCGCCCCCGCGGTCCGCCGGCTGCAGCTGCGGCTGCAGAACGACCGGCACATCGTGACCGCGTGGTACCGGGAACCGCGCGGTGAGTGGACGCGACACGCGATCCGCTACGAGACCTCGGGCTACCACGTCAACACGATGGGCGACCTGCAGAGCCTGCGGCCGGCCCTCTACGCCGCCGGAGCGGGCTCGGTCCGCTTCCGCGACTTCCGGTACCGCCCGGTCAACGCTCCTGAAGGCTGA
- a CDS encoding GDSL-type esterase/lipase family protein: MAAEQASGVRCEFRTAATWIELTVETTGLRLPWLPDEVRWAVFSATIDGVPIGDARVSGGSELHLGEPTGPRFVKGRPTVVQFELGGTGVEERRVVVWLPQTETVELQDVRADAPLRPAEPSGRPRWWHHGSSISHCIEADTPLGVWPVVAADQLGLDVTNLGFAANAHLDQYTARAMRDSGADLFSLKAGINIVGADTMKRRTFVPAVHGFLDTIRDGAPTAPILVISPIICPMHEDTPGPTVTDPETGERRGTPMLTPDPFDPPLTLRAVREILEGIVQQRAPEDPALFYLDGLELFGAHDLDELPDGLHPSPAGYLRMAERFAASPVVSEWMAAARRARGASRND; encoded by the coding sequence ATGGCGGCGGAGCAGGCATCCGGCGTGCGCTGCGAATTCCGGACGGCGGCGACGTGGATCGAGCTCACGGTGGAGACGACCGGTCTGCGTCTGCCCTGGCTTCCCGACGAAGTGCGGTGGGCGGTCTTCTCCGCGACGATCGACGGCGTGCCGATCGGCGATGCGCGCGTGAGCGGTGGATCGGAACTTCATCTCGGCGAGCCGACCGGACCTCGATTCGTGAAGGGCCGGCCGACCGTCGTGCAGTTCGAGCTCGGGGGAACGGGCGTCGAGGAGCGCCGGGTGGTCGTCTGGTTGCCGCAGACCGAGACCGTCGAGCTCCAGGACGTGCGCGCCGACGCGCCGCTGCGGCCCGCCGAGCCTTCGGGCCGGCCGCGGTGGTGGCATCACGGCAGCTCGATCAGCCACTGCATCGAGGCGGACACGCCGCTCGGCGTGTGGCCCGTCGTAGCGGCCGATCAGCTCGGGCTGGATGTCACGAACCTCGGGTTCGCCGCGAACGCACACCTGGATCAGTACACCGCACGAGCGATGCGCGATTCCGGTGCTGACCTGTTCAGCCTCAAGGCCGGCATCAACATCGTCGGCGCCGACACCATGAAACGGCGGACGTTCGTCCCCGCCGTGCACGGGTTCCTCGACACGATCCGCGACGGCGCTCCGACCGCTCCGATCCTCGTGATCTCGCCGATCATCTGCCCGATGCACGAGGACACACCGGGGCCGACGGTGACCGATCCCGAAACCGGCGAGCGGCGCGGGACGCCGATGCTGACACCCGACCCGTTCGATCCGCCCCTCACCCTCCGCGCGGTGCGCGAGATCCTGGAAGGGATCGTCCAGCAGCGCGCCCCGGAGGATCCGGCGCTGTTCTACCTGGACGGGCTGGAGCTCTTCGGGGCGCACGACCTCGACGAGTTGCCCGATGGCCTGCACCCGAGCCCTGCCGGATATCTGCGGATGGCGGAGCGGTTCGCCGCGTCGCCCGTCGTGTCCGAGTGGATGGCGGCAGCACGCCGTGCCCGGGGAGCATCGAGAAATGACTGA
- a CDS encoding alpha/beta hydrolase — protein sequence MADPDATTVPDFRRMPLAEAVRWLAENGEPEDPRPDIDTASLTRRFPRLAHVEIADLRIDGPRGRRVPARRYRDASAGASGRALVWVHGGAFIGGHLDMPESHWVALELASRGIPVLALDYVKCLGETHFPEPSDEVLAGWRHAVAHSQELFGVPASEILLGGASAGGNLTAGATARLRDGGEEVPAGLVLVYPVVHPNGPEASAVVDPDSPHGALSLNFVGSVAALADPHAFAALGPARGFPPTLVIVCEKDGLRPSGEAFARQLEEAGVEVTLHLELGADHGHINEPADPTALPTVEAIARWTRGTR from the coding sequence GTGGCTGATCCGGACGCGACGACCGTGCCGGACTTCCGGCGCATGCCGCTCGCGGAGGCGGTGCGCTGGCTCGCCGAGAACGGCGAGCCCGAAGACCCGCGCCCCGACATCGACACGGCGTCGCTCACGCGCCGCTTCCCGCGCCTCGCGCACGTGGAGATCGCCGACCTCCGCATCGACGGACCGCGCGGACGCCGCGTTCCAGCACGGCGGTATCGGGATGCCTCGGCCGGGGCATCCGGTCGGGCCCTGGTGTGGGTGCACGGCGGCGCCTTCATCGGCGGGCACCTCGACATGCCCGAGTCGCACTGGGTCGCCCTCGAGCTGGCGTCGCGCGGCATCCCCGTGCTCGCCCTCGACTACGTCAAGTGCCTGGGCGAGACGCATTTCCCCGAACCGTCGGACGAGGTGCTCGCGGGATGGCGGCACGCGGTCGCGCACTCCCAGGAGCTGTTCGGCGTCCCGGCGAGCGAAATCCTGCTCGGCGGCGCGAGCGCGGGTGGCAACCTCACTGCCGGGGCGACCGCGCGGCTGCGGGATGGCGGAGAGGAAGTGCCCGCAGGCCTGGTGCTCGTCTACCCCGTCGTGCACCCCAACGGTCCCGAGGCGTCCGCCGTGGTCGATCCGGACTCGCCGCACGGCGCTCTCTCCCTGAACTTCGTCGGCAGCGTCGCAGCGCTCGCCGACCCGCACGCCTTCGCAGCGCTCGGACCCGCCCGAGGCTTCCCGCCGACGCTCGTCATCGTGTGCGAGAAGGACGGCCTGCGCCCATCGGGTGAGGCGTTCGCGCGACAGCTCGAGGAAGCGGGGGTCGAGGTGACGCTGCACCTGGAGCTCGGCGCCGACCACGGACACATCAACGAGCCGGCAGACCCGACCGCGCTGCCCACGGTCGAGGCGATCGCTCGGTGGACGAGAGGAACGCGGTGA
- a CDS encoding C-glycoside deglycosidase beta subunit domain-containing protein, translating into MPNGLIQADSLRTHPDGLALSLTLPWYRSLWLSSVSTLRLTIDGEEVPQGDLAFELGGVRYALDELPKQSDVLWFLQAHPLLIATREQPVTLGETHDVEIFGELRLPYMQIVPGADGGPGMYVPNVVRQSLALTVTDHDAPAPALVTDVAPPPPATDADPFKLGLTLYSASAEFRAGWYDFDGLLDRVAELGIGPGIEIVASQVLPTYPVVSDGFVRTWRDAFDRHGFDASSFGANLDMGRRRDRDMTPDEEFAFSETQFRGAAKLGFPLVRIQSAKPELLRRLLPVAEELNLKLGYEIHAPLGPNADPMLKVRETYAELDSPLLGFVADFSSTMHAMSPTLLRAVRRAGLDDEAVDRLQAIWATDAPMRERQEEFIGYLRGRDFDPGRLGSFAHLAFNMHGHVDPREWADIMPQILHVHAKFYDIDDDGQEPAIDYPELVRVFVEGGYRGYWSSEWEGHAFAELGEVDPLLLVRRQHDLIRSAMREVQPA; encoded by the coding sequence ATGCCGAACGGACTCATCCAGGCCGACAGCCTGCGCACCCACCCCGATGGCCTCGCGCTTTCGCTCACGCTGCCGTGGTACCGAAGCCTCTGGCTCTCGTCGGTCTCGACGCTGCGCCTCACGATCGACGGCGAGGAGGTGCCCCAGGGCGACCTCGCGTTCGAGCTCGGCGGCGTGCGCTACGCGCTCGATGAACTGCCGAAGCAGAGCGACGTGCTCTGGTTCCTGCAGGCGCACCCGCTGCTCATCGCGACGCGTGAGCAGCCCGTCACGCTCGGCGAGACCCACGACGTCGAGATCTTCGGCGAGCTGCGCCTGCCGTACATGCAGATCGTGCCCGGCGCCGACGGCGGGCCCGGCATGTACGTGCCGAACGTGGTGCGCCAGTCGCTCGCCCTCACGGTCACCGACCACGACGCGCCCGCCCCGGCGCTGGTGACGGATGTCGCGCCGCCGCCGCCCGCGACGGACGCCGACCCGTTCAAGCTGGGTCTCACGCTCTACTCCGCGAGCGCGGAGTTCCGTGCGGGCTGGTACGACTTCGACGGCCTGCTCGACCGCGTGGCCGAACTCGGCATCGGCCCGGGCATCGAGATCGTGGCATCCCAGGTGCTGCCGACCTACCCGGTCGTCTCCGACGGGTTCGTGCGCACCTGGCGCGACGCGTTCGACCGGCATGGGTTCGACGCGAGCTCGTTCGGCGCGAACCTCGACATGGGGCGCCGCCGCGACCGCGACATGACGCCCGACGAGGAGTTCGCGTTCAGCGAGACGCAGTTCCGCGGTGCGGCGAAGCTCGGCTTCCCGCTCGTGCGCATCCAGTCGGCCAAGCCCGAGCTGCTGCGTCGGCTGCTGCCCGTGGCCGAGGAACTGAACCTCAAGCTGGGCTACGAGATCCACGCGCCGCTCGGGCCGAACGCCGACCCGATGCTGAAGGTCCGCGAGACCTACGCCGAGCTCGACTCGCCGCTGCTCGGCTTCGTCGCCGACTTCTCGTCGACCATGCACGCGATGTCGCCCACGCTGCTGCGCGCGGTGCGCCGCGCGGGCCTCGACGACGAGGCGGTCGACCGGCTGCAGGCGATCTGGGCGACCGACGCACCGATGCGCGAGCGCCAGGAGGAGTTCATCGGCTACCTGCGCGGCCGCGACTTCGACCCGGGGCGCCTCGGCTCGTTCGCGCACCTCGCGTTCAACATGCACGGCCATGTGGATCCGCGCGAGTGGGCCGACATCATGCCGCAGATCCTGCACGTGCACGCGAAGTTCTACGACATCGACGACGACGGCCAGGAGCCCGCGATCGACTACCCCGAGCTCGTGCGCGTCTTCGTCGAGGGCGGCTACCGCGGCTACTGGTCGAGCGAGTGGGAGGGCCACGCGTTCGCCGAGCTCGGCGAGGTTGACCCGCTCCTGCTCGTGCGTCGCCAGCACGACCTCATCCGGTCGGCCATGCGGGAGGTGCAGCCGGCATGA
- a CDS encoding C-glycoside deglycosidase beta subunit domain-containing protein: MLLERDLIQSTGFRNVREGDRVTGFQIRVRMPSYRGMAASLIDGIAVRVGDLVDVAADVPRWTFGGRTYTLAELWDSDGVRWPLEEAAVVTVPFEGGLPQGTHEVAIELRLRMSYIPEEHQPSTYRVSRHVTLSPDGDGGPFEYGVSLYSYMTDYGTVLDLETALAHVADVGATGVEILGEGHVAGYPEPTTEWIDRWFDLLDRYGLEPTNYGSWIDTRLHSSGPNARRLTAEEGAGMLQRDLRLAKRLGFRFVRPKIGVVSSDLVPDPIWTESVERSLDLAAELDVVICPEIHSPTPIKHPVVDDYIELIERTGTQHFGLLLDTGIFQDRPIPLRPGELPGQRPAFLDGIGVDPADIADIAKYVVFIQAKFHDIDEQQEDQQIPWEPVLRALKDAGYTGYLSSEYEGEREPWRAIEQVRRQHSLIRRIAAGL, encoded by the coding sequence ATGCTGCTCGAACGAGACCTCATCCAGTCCACCGGCTTCCGGAACGTCCGCGAGGGCGACCGGGTCACCGGCTTCCAGATCCGCGTGCGAATGCCGTCATACCGAGGCATGGCGGCGTCGCTCATCGACGGCATCGCGGTGCGCGTCGGCGACCTCGTGGACGTCGCGGCGGACGTGCCGCGCTGGACCTTCGGTGGGCGCACGTACACGCTCGCCGAGCTGTGGGACTCCGATGGCGTGCGGTGGCCGCTCGAGGAAGCCGCCGTCGTGACCGTGCCGTTCGAGGGCGGGCTCCCGCAGGGCACGCACGAGGTGGCGATCGAGCTGCGCCTCCGGATGTCGTACATCCCTGAGGAGCACCAGCCGAGCACGTACCGGGTGAGCCGGCACGTCACACTCTCGCCCGATGGCGACGGCGGCCCCTTCGAGTACGGCGTCTCGCTGTACAGCTACATGACCGACTACGGCACGGTGCTCGACCTCGAGACGGCGCTCGCGCACGTCGCCGACGTCGGCGCGACCGGTGTCGAGATCCTCGGCGAGGGCCACGTCGCCGGGTACCCGGAGCCCACGACCGAGTGGATCGACCGGTGGTTCGACCTCCTCGACCGGTACGGGCTCGAGCCCACGAACTACGGTTCGTGGATCGACACCCGGCTGCACTCGAGCGGGCCGAACGCGCGCCGGCTCACGGCCGAGGAGGGCGCCGGGATGCTGCAGCGCGACCTGCGGCTCGCGAAGCGCCTCGGTTTCCGGTTCGTGCGGCCGAAGATCGGCGTCGTGTCGAGCGACCTCGTGCCCGACCCGATCTGGACGGAATCGGTAGAGCGGTCGCTCGACCTGGCCGCCGAGCTGGACGTCGTGATCTGCCCCGAGATCCACTCGCCGACGCCGATCAAGCACCCGGTGGTCGACGACTACATCGAACTCATCGAGCGCACCGGCACGCAGCACTTCGGGCTGCTCCTCGACACCGGCATCTTCCAGGACCGCCCCATCCCGCTGCGGCCCGGCGAGCTGCCCGGGCAGCGTCCGGCGTTCCTCGACGGCATCGGCGTCGACCCGGCCGACATCGCCGACATCGCGAAGTACGTCGTGTTCATCCAGGCGAAGTTCCACGACATCGACGAGCAGCAGGAGGACCAGCAGATCCCGTGGGAGCCCGTGCTCCGCGCGCTCAAGGACGCCGGATACACCGGGTACCTCTCGAGCGAGTACGAGGGCGAGCGCGAGCCGTGGCGCGCGATCGAACAGGTGCGACGCCAGCACTCGCTCATCCGCCGCATCGCCGCAGGGCTCTGA
- a CDS encoding GMC oxidoreductase, producing the protein MSHRPTIAVVGSGPIGSAYARLLLEGLPDARVVMFEAGPRLTDIPGESVRNIVDPDAKARAREMSQGPQAGEFRESLGIPAGTVVEGMFTARQGTHLFDFGGAGSAHAQAFPAAAGSTNVGGQGAHWTCAIPRPAFSEKVDFIADDEWEDLIVEAEHLLHKQSAAFADSAVGRGIRSLLAEEFSGELPEGYGPSTLPVAGDPQPDGTMRWAGVDAVLGPLIEPGNPLAERFELRDLSLVRRIERDADHVTGVTVEDLRTKQTAFVPADLVVVAADAFRSPQLLWASGIRPAALGHYLTEHPVVISTVALDGERMGRHATEDELDAELARRSANAADPVAAVNRIPFSEPDHPFALQVMYSETTPFPMDPGHPLANNRWGYVNMGYGMRKFPRYEDAVTFDDDELDYRGFPNMTIRYELTDRELAEIEAATERLRRAGTALGTFVAEPRLLPNGSSLHYQGTMRMGETDDGTSVADPWSRVWGVDGLVVGGNALIPTPTTVNPTLMSLAIAVRGARKAVEELSAGTAASVTA; encoded by the coding sequence ATGTCGCACCGCCCCACGATCGCCGTCGTCGGCAGCGGGCCGATCGGCTCCGCCTACGCGCGCCTGCTCCTGGAGGGCCTTCCCGACGCCCGCGTGGTCATGTTCGAGGCGGGTCCCCGGCTGACGGACATCCCGGGCGAGAGCGTCCGCAACATCGTCGATCCCGACGCCAAGGCTCGCGCTCGCGAGATGTCGCAGGGCCCGCAGGCGGGGGAGTTCCGCGAGTCGCTCGGCATCCCCGCCGGCACGGTCGTCGAGGGCATGTTCACGGCCCGTCAGGGCACGCACCTGTTCGACTTCGGCGGCGCAGGTTCGGCGCACGCGCAGGCCTTCCCTGCTGCTGCCGGGTCCACGAACGTCGGCGGACAGGGCGCGCACTGGACCTGCGCCATCCCCCGTCCGGCCTTCAGCGAGAAGGTCGACTTCATCGCCGACGATGAGTGGGAGGATCTCATCGTCGAGGCGGAGCACCTCCTGCACAAGCAGAGTGCGGCGTTCGCGGACTCCGCCGTCGGACGCGGCATCCGCTCGCTGCTCGCGGAGGAGTTCAGCGGCGAGCTGCCCGAGGGCTACGGTCCCAGCACGCTGCCCGTCGCGGGCGATCCGCAGCCCGACGGCACGATGCGCTGGGCCGGCGTCGACGCGGTGCTCGGCCCGCTCATCGAGCCGGGGAACCCCCTTGCCGAGCGGTTCGAGTTGCGCGACCTGTCGCTCGTGCGCCGCATCGAGCGCGACGCCGACCACGTCACGGGCGTCACGGTGGAGGACCTGCGCACGAAGCAGACGGCGTTCGTACCCGCCGACCTGGTCGTCGTCGCCGCCGATGCCTTCCGCTCGCCGCAGCTGCTGTGGGCGTCGGGCATCCGGCCCGCCGCGCTCGGCCACTACCTGACCGAGCACCCGGTCGTCATCTCCACCGTGGCGCTCGACGGGGAGCGGATGGGTCGCCACGCCACCGAGGACGAGCTCGACGCGGAGCTGGCCCGCCGTTCGGCGAACGCGGCCGACCCGGTCGCGGCCGTCAACCGCATCCCGTTCTCGGAGCCCGACCATCCCTTCGCGCTGCAGGTCATGTACTCCGAGACCACGCCCTTCCCGATGGACCCCGGGCACCCGCTCGCGAACAACCGCTGGGGCTACGTCAACATGGGGTACGGCATGCGCAAGTTCCCGCGCTACGAGGACGCGGTCACCTTCGACGACGACGAGCTCGACTACCGCGGCTTCCCGAACATGACCATCCGGTACGAGCTCACGGACCGCGAGCTCGCCGAGATCGAGGCGGCGACCGAGCGTCTCCGTCGCGCGGGGACTGCGCTCGGCACCTTCGTCGCCGAGCCGCGGCTCCTGCCGAACGGCTCGAGCCTGCACTACCAGGGCACGATGCGCATGGGCGAGACCGACGACGGCACCTCCGTCGCCGACCCGTGGTCCAGGGTGTGGGGCGTCGACGGCCTCGTCGTCGGGGGCAACGCACTCATCCCCACGCCGACCACGGTGAACCCGACGCTCATGAGCCTCGCGATCGCCGTGCGCGGGGCGCGGAAGGCCGTCGAGGAGCTCTCGGCGGGCACCGCGGCATCCGTCACCGCCTGA
- a CDS encoding MFS transporter, which translates to MSLSPLRLRLLVSSLLTVAFLGALDHTIVATSLATVAGELGALEQMSWVVVGYTLAGTALFPVLGKLGDLVGPRLVFLTSVAVFLAASLACGFAQDMTQLVLARIAQGMSSAGVQLMSQTIVAYVTTPRQRPRYMSIIGAAFPIAILVGPVLGGLITDYWGWPWVFWINLPLGLAALALAAFAVPHVETGAPRRFDYGGAITFTVSLVALVLGVTWVGDPHSALAAVAAFAVACIGLAAFFAIEVRAAEPIVPLRLFADRTVAAGVALSAIIGIGLFSVTAYLPTYFQMAYRTSATVSGLVPIATVFGMLVANLATGWLASRTGRYRGYAIFGTTLAAVGLFGMALLPVGTPLWVPMAVMFCVGIGTGSFMSLVIAVVQGAVPRNETGTITATTNLVRQMGSTLGTAVIGGVIGAGVAARLPASLDASSLTPDVVHGAVPSIQGEVAQIYGDVFVPVFAALAITYAVGVVAAILLPAGRLSDEPTPTATEPATEPATA; encoded by the coding sequence ATGTCGCTCTCCCCACTCCGGCTCCGACTCCTCGTCTCGTCGCTCCTCACCGTCGCGTTCCTGGGCGCCCTCGACCACACCATCGTCGCGACCTCGCTCGCCACGGTCGCGGGCGAACTCGGCGCCCTCGAGCAGATGAGCTGGGTCGTCGTCGGCTACACGCTCGCGGGCACCGCGCTCTTCCCCGTCCTCGGCAAGCTGGGCGACCTGGTCGGCCCGCGCCTCGTGTTCCTCACCTCGGTCGCGGTGTTCCTCGCCGCCTCGCTCGCGTGCGGCTTCGCGCAGGACATGACCCAGCTCGTTCTCGCGCGCATCGCGCAGGGCATGAGCTCCGCGGGCGTCCAGCTGATGTCGCAGACGATCGTCGCGTACGTGACGACACCGCGCCAGCGCCCCCGGTACATGAGCATCATCGGTGCCGCGTTCCCCATCGCCATCCTCGTCGGGCCCGTGCTCGGCGGGTTGATCACCGACTACTGGGGCTGGCCGTGGGTGTTCTGGATCAACCTGCCGCTCGGGCTCGCGGCGCTCGCGCTCGCGGCGTTCGCCGTGCCGCACGTCGAGACCGGGGCGCCGCGGCGCTTCGACTACGGCGGCGCCATCACCTTCACCGTCTCGCTCGTCGCCCTCGTGCTCGGCGTCACCTGGGTGGGCGACCCCCACTCGGCGCTCGCGGCCGTCGCGGCGTTCGCCGTCGCGTGCATCGGCCTGGCCGCCTTCTTCGCGATCGAGGTGCGCGCGGCCGAGCCCATCGTCCCGCTGCGGCTGTTCGCCGACCGCACCGTCGCGGCCGGGGTCGCCCTCTCGGCGATCATCGGCATCGGGCTCTTCTCGGTCACGGCCTACCTGCCGACGTACTTCCAGATGGCGTACCGCACCAGCGCGACGGTGTCGGGGCTCGTTCCGATCGCCACGGTGTTCGGCATGCTCGTCGCGAACCTGGCCACGGGATGGCTCGCGAGCCGGACCGGCCGCTACCGCGGATACGCGATCTTCGGCACGACACTCGCCGCGGTGGGCCTGTTCGGCATGGCCCTGCTTCCCGTCGGCACGCCCCTGTGGGTGCCGATGGCCGTCATGTTCTGCGTCGGCATCGGCACGGGCTCATTCATGAGCCTCGTCATCGCCGTGGTGCAGGGCGCCGTTCCGCGCAACGAGACCGGCACGATCACCGCCACGACGAATCTCGTCCGGCAGATGGGTTCGACGCTCGGCACTGCGGTGATCGGCGGCGTGATCGGAGCAGGGGTCGCCGCGCGGCTGCCCGCATCCCTGGACGCCTCGTCGCTCACGCCGGACGTCGTCCACGGCGCTGTGCCCTCGATCCAGGGCGAGGTGGCGCAGATCTACGGCGACGTCTTCGTCCCCGTCTTCGCCGCCCTCGCCATCACCTACGCGGTCGGGGTGGTCGCGGCCATCCTGCTCCCGGCGGGCCGGCTCTCCGACGAGCCCACGCCGACCGCCACCGAGCCCGCCACCGAACCCGCCACCGCGTGA